DNA from Pseudomonadota bacterium:
TGACTCGGGGCGCCGCGGAAGGGAAAAGTGAACATCTGCTGCACATGCCGTATAGCCCTCGCGCCACGGCTTGCGGGGGTTCAGGAAGCCCCAAGCCGGACCAACATCGAGACGACCCGTTCGACTATCGGTCGCTCCCCCCAGTGAACGCGGAGGGTCATGCGCGCTTGCTGGCCATTTGTTCCTCCAATTCGGCAAGCGTGCGTGGCCAGTCCTTCTTCAGGAGACGAGAAAGCGAACGGTCCGCGAGCAGCCTGCCACCGGTTTGACACGGGGGACAGTAGTTGGTCTCGTTTGCGGCATAGACGATACGCTGCACTTTGCCACCACAACGTGGACAAGGCCTACCGTATCGGCCGTGCACGGCCATGCCGGGCCGAAACGCGGTGACCTTCTCCGGAAAACCGGAGGTTGGCAGATCCTCCCGCAGTCGACCGATCCACTGACGCATGACCTCCTGCACGGCACGATGGAGCTCCGCAAGCTCCTCTTGGGTAAGGGTCCTGGTCTGCTTGATGGGAGAAAGGCGTGCAGCGTGCAGGATCTCGTCCGAATAGGCATTGCCAATACCGCTGAGAATCCGGGGATCGGTGAGCGCCCGTTTCAGCGTGTGGTTTGTGCGCGTAACCGCCTCACAAGAGTCCTCGAGACCGCTGTCCAGCACCTCGAGACCGCCTGGATTCATGGCGCGAAGGGCCGGCTCGCCTCGAACTAGATGCAGCGAGGCACGCTTCTTCGGGCTCGCCTCGGTGAGCAGCAACGTGCCGGACGAGAAATCGAACGCTGCAAGGCTGGTCTTGCCCTTGATCGCACAGCCTTGTTCATGCCAGCGGAGCCGACCGGCGATCATGAGATGTAGCACGGCAAAGACGTGGCCGTCGAGCTCGAACACGATGCGCTTGCCCAGGCGACGCAGGCCCACGACCCGCTTGCCGCACGCGGCGTCGAGCGGTGGGTCGGCTGTGCGCAAGAGAAACGGACTGCGCAGGCGGACCTGCTGCAACGTTTCCCCCAGCACCCGGGGCGCCAGGCATTCTAGATACAGGGTGATATCGGGTAGCTCCGGCATGGCAACGGCTCGTCAACCGGCATTGCTGCTCGCTCGCGGGGTGGTACTGCACGCAGCGCGCACG
Protein-coding regions in this window:
- a CDS encoding formamidopyrimidine-DNA glycosylase, whose translation is MPELPDITLYLECLAPRVLGETLQQVRLRSPFLLRTADPPLDAACGKRVVGLRRLGKRIVFELDGHVFAVLHLMIAGRLRWHEQGCAIKGKTSLAAFDFSSGTLLLTEASPKKRASLHLVRGEPALRAMNPGGLEVLDSGLEDSCEAVTRTNHTLKRALTDPRILSGIGNAYSDEILHAARLSPIKQTRTLTQEELAELHRAVQEVMRQWIGRLREDLPTSGFPEKVTAFRPGMAVHGRYGRPCPRCGGKVQRIVYAANETNYCPPCQTGGRLLADRSLSRLLKKDWPRTLAELEEQMASKRA